The genomic stretch GGCCACTGCTTTACCCACATCCCTCTTGCCCCATCACCATCCCTAGGGCCTTGCCCAGTGCTTTGCAAATAGTGTATTCTCCATAAGTatctactgaatgaatgaatgaatccacaCCACCTTTGAACTTCTTCAGTTTGCACCCCTTTCTCTTGGCATATGGAGCCTGGAGCCCTCCTGTTGCCATGTATTGAGTTAGTGAGAACCCCTAACAACTGGGACTCAGATAGGCCTTTCCAGACTATCTTTCCTAAAGAGCTCCCTTGCTTCTCTCTTGGTAATGCCCTCTTTCAATTTCTGGAAGGCTTCAGCACAGGTACAAACAGCTGGGGGAGCCTGGCTGTGGTGTTCATGGTTCTCCAGGCTTTGGCCTGTTGCCCAGGTCTGTATTGTTAGGGCTAAGGGCTCCAGCAAGAGCCCAGGCAGGGCATGGGCCAGAGCTCTGTGAGTACAAGGAAGGGGTGAAAGTTCCCATGACAGGGTTGATAGAGGCCTGCTGCCTCTTATCTGTCCTGCTGGTGGCAATCTGCAGGCTCATCTCCTTCCCACCTGCTGCACGTGTTAGATCTGCTGAGGCCTCCCCTGTAATCAGTGGGTTGTTCCTCTCTCTGATATGGCTGGACGCTTCTTGATTGCTAGTCCTGTGGTTCCTCTCAGCATCTGGGTGTCTGATCTTGGACTCCAATCTGTGCACGCCTTCAGTGCTGGAGAGCAAAGACGTTTCCTGGATTTGAGCCAGGCTGGAGTTGTCTGTGAGTGTCCGTCAGCTCAATCAGAAGCTTAAACTTGCGGAGGAGCTGGTTTAaaaaaggtcaaaaaaaaaaaaaaaaaaaagagaaaacctatTCCAAACAGGTAGGGGAGAAAGAGGACTGTGATTCAGGCATCTGGAGAAGTTCATGGACTTGAGACATCCAGGAGGTTTTTGGAAAGGCTTCCTTGGCATGTGTGGCTTGCAGAAAAGACAGGTCTCTAGCTCCCtgcacctggcacagtgcctgactCTTGGCAGGTGATCAATGAGCAtttaggtgaatgaatgaatgagaagaaGAAATTTTCCAGAAACCCTTCTGGGTGCTGTGGGCACTTCCTTATGCAAGAAAGAGCTCTGTTCTGGAGTAAGAGGGACTAGGGTGAGAATCCTGACTTTACCATTCACTAGTTTTGTGAGACCAGACAAGTTCcttgatatttttgaaaatttcttgtTAATCTGATAAAGGGAAACATATGACCCCACTGAGGTTGCTGTCACGATTAAACTGGAGAAGGTGCATAGAGTTCAGGGCCTGGCATGCAATCTGCTGACTCAGTGGATGTATGGCGGCTTCATGTGCTTTCTCTTGAACTCTTCCCCCAATCATTCCCCAGTTCTCTCTCACTTAAGAAAATCTTTATGATTGAGAGATGGGGGTGATTCCAGTGCCTAAAAGCTCTCAGTTCAGCCCAATAGTTGGGGCATCAGGCTCCGTCCAGGCTGCCCTGGAATAAGGACTCCCCTACCTGAGGCTGAGCTTTGGCATAACTGTCTTTGGGTCCTGGTCAGACTTCCGGGCTCTGCTGAGAAAGACTGCCTTTGGTTCCTTCATGTAAGTCTTGTGCCTCCTCAGCCCTTTCACACAATTCCAGAACCCACAGCCTTGTGTTTCCTCCACAGCTGGAGGAGAAATAGGGCATAGGAAGTTTACTCAGGCTGGCTGGTTTTCCTGAAATCCAGCCAGATGGTAGGGCAGACAATTTTGGACCTTAAGTCTGTGTTCATCTGAGAGGCAtgcttatttctttcctctgacAGAAGTGCTATGTTTTGGAGGCAATAGGGATTGATTTGGGAACCCTTCTTTCATACaactcccctcctccccatttcAACTCTTTCCCCTGGAAGGCAAGGATCAGAGAGGAAAGATGCTATAGCAGGAAGAACCCTGGATCAAAAGTATTCAGTGTGGGCAAGTCTTATCACCTTGCTGGATTTTCTCATGCATAAAATGTGTGCATAGGTGAGCATATGTTGTGTTGTGTGTGGGCTGGGGTGGTCCAGGTGACCCTTAAGGAGCCCTCTTTCAGCACTGCTGTTTTATGTGCCCATGAAGCCTGTTTTTTATTCCTACTGCAGATTAATCAAAATAAAGGAGACTATAATTATCATAAGGACAGCAAGTTGttgcgggggtggggtggggtgtgaagAGGAAAGAGCACACATCAAGTCCGATATTAGTTTTAGGATCagatttattatataatttaccTTCACCAGGGAGAAGGTAGCAAGGAAGCTGGAGAGCAGACCAGCCTGAACCACACAGACACAAATCACATCTCTAAAGGTGTACATGGTGAAAATTAAGGGCCCAAAGAGCACACAATCTATGCTATGGAGCACACAATCATCAAGGACCCCATCTAGTCTTTCCTTTTTGGCTGCATGGATTCAATCATTTACATAGTTTTGTTCTATGTTTTAAAAGCGTATAGTCCAATGTCCAATTACTTGCTGTTCTTTTTAGGATGCAGAGATGAAATTAcctaatctttttattttcacaatgtaACCAACTTTTCCCAACATccacagtggtggtggtgataatggTGGTGGTAAGTGCAAAGTCCATTGAAATTCAGTTGGTTTTGAGGCTCAGATGAGAACTTGACCCTCTGAAAGATGAACTAAGGCATCTTTGACTGTTATACACCCATTGCTGGGTGAATTTTTGCCCCAAGAGAGCTGTGCTAGGCTCTTATTGTCTCCCCTGGTAAGCTCACTATTCCTACATTTGAGACCTTCTACCAGACTGCTGAGAGCTATACTTATTCACAGAGGTTGATAGACATACGGAAAGAACTGTCTTCACAGACACAGACAAAGTCCTGGAATACTGAAGAAATCAAGAGGCAAGAAGTTACACTGCACAAAGAAGTGCCCACAGGAGAACGTCACCATAGCATGGGCTGGGGTTGGGTTTTCGACTGTTGGCCATCTTCTTGATCCCAGATGGCACTAAGAGCAGCTACTTTCCCTTACCAGGGGGTGAGCACCTCTCTGGGACTTTCTGCGGACAAACTTCCACACATTTTGCTTGGGATATCTCCTGGCATGGCTCCACACACGGAGCTGGGCATTGGTCTTGGCGTGGAGGTAGGCACGGATCTTGGCGTTGCTGTGGGCAGTCTTCTTGGATTAACTCCTGACACTGAGGAAGACTCACCTCCTGCACTTGGACTGGGCACTTCTCCTGGCTGGGGTCCTGGCATGTGGGGAGGCAAACCACCTCAGCCTTTGCCTGGCATGGCTCTTGGGTCTTTTGAAGACATGGAGGGGGCACACATGGCTGCGTGCACTGCTGCTCATTAAAGGACATCCTCAGGTGATTTGCAGAACCTGAAAcaaatataaacttttaaattatCTGCACTAAAAGTACCAGGGAATGGACTATGGAATAAAGGGTGAGAATGGAGAATGCAGAGCGAATGGTTATTTAGCCCTAAGAACTTGTTTTGATTGCTTTTTATCCCTTGCTTTTCTTCTACCTTTGTCTCATTTCCCTATGTTACTCTCTCTTCGATGGGAATTATTCTCCTAGATTTTGATGGCTATCTCTTCCTTCTAATTCTCTTGAAAATCAGGTGCAAGAGACTAGATAGATAGAATATCCAGGGTGGTTTGAAAGGCCAAAGAAATGTCAAACCACtacaaaaatcagtagaaagTAGAGGCCAGGGAGGGAGAGAACAGAAACACCCTGGATTTAGGGCAGCCAAGGAGAGAGAGGGCACGGATGTCCTCACTTACCTGATTACAGTGAGACTCAGCAAAGAATGTGGATTGTGGAGCCCAGTAAGATGGGGACTTTTATACAGTGCTTGGTCTAGCCTGCTGCAGGGCTGACTGGCCACGTGGGCTGAGGTCCTAATTGTGGAGTCATCATAACGAGCTTCTTCTGAAATTGCTGATAGCTTGAGTCACTGCTTGGGATGCCTGTTAATCAGTCTCCATTTTGGCCTCTGGGTCTTCACCTAACTCAGCAGGGAGGGGCTCCTCTCAGATCTCTCTCATCAGAGGCAGCAGGAAAAGAAAGTTCATAAAACGTTACCTTAGTCTGTTAAACGGGGGTTGGGGTTCCTTGTCTGCCCAAACTGGTTCAGGTTGTGGAGAGAGATAAGATCCCCCTTGCTCATCTTCTCTTTGTCAATGGGAAAACTTTCCTGACTAAGGCCTGGGGTGCATCTGGGCCAAGGGCATACAGGGTCTGTTTTAGACCTTTCcatttggctgcctctttatctgtTCTGGAAAGTCACACTCCCAAACCCAAGAAAGGAGGCTTTTCACAGGGTTCCAAGCAAACAAAAGGTATACAGCCTCATGGAAAGAGTGATTTTCCTGCATGGCAATCTTGAGGGACATTGGAGTCATTTGTTACTCTTGGGTTGTGGGATGAGTAGagcagaaaagagaagagagaaggcagaCAAACTTCTCTACCTTGATTCATTACTCCCTCCTAAAAGTAGAGTTACTCAGTGTTTTCGCAGtgacaaagaaaggagggaggaacaAGTTTAATTGGTCTCCTTGTCTTTTGGAAAATCTTTTGTTAGAACCCAGGTCAGTAAAATCCAGGGGGCTGAAATAGAAAGGTTCAAGGCAAACACACTCATTTTCTCTACTTCCAAGCTTTTTGTTTGggctgtcatttttattttgtatgtccTCCCTCTCTTTGTCTATTGAAATCTTCCACATTTTTCAAGGTTCCACTCAAGTCTATCATCTTCCAAGAGATTTTCCTGATTACTCGAAACCAGAAATTAAGTCATATTTTCATGAACGCCAACAATATCTATTGTTTGTGTTACTTATACAAGCTTGATATTTTCTATTAGGAATTCaagatatgtatgtgtgtgaccATATTGCTTTCTGGGTTGTAAGTTCCTAGAGGGTAGGGGCTGTGCATTTGCTAGAGTAAGTGGAAGATAATGGCAGATAAATGTTCACTGAaagaataaatgcatgaatgaatgaaggaaggaatgaagagggTGAATGCTGGAGACAACTGGGAGTAGAGGAGGATTTCTTTaaattgaaaatgagaacatgtTCATTGTAAAGGAAGTTCCAGGTTCGTGAATTGTTGGCCTTGTGCTTGTTTGCCAAACTTGAACAAGTTCCAGGAACTTTAAAAATGATGACGTCCTCCTTAACTTGAAGAAGTAGGTTTGGTCACTGCCTAAGGGAGATATTTGGCTAAAATCAGAGATGCCtccaaatatttatatagttcttgGCAGCTGatccttgaaaaaaaattttaaaggaaaattgggGGATACCAGGTGACATTTTGGCTTTTAAGACTGGTGCATGGAGGACTGGTGCAACACTAGCGCGGAGCTCCCTGGTATCCTGGTAAGAGAGTGGGAAGAAGTCAGAGTGTAGCCCAGGGAGTTCCTGTTGATTTTCCTGTGAGAGATATGACTTTCTGGAGGCTGGGGGTAGGAATGGGAGCTGTATGGGATGAAGAAGAGCAAATTAGAATATCCAGTGGTTTTATCTGAAGAGACAAGGTTTTTTGGGGAATCTGGGAACTGGGGGGACAGGTATAGGATGGGGAAtccccttctccttttccttctgctctttttcttactcttccttccctttctcctctccctcttcatCTCCCTCATCTTTTTTGTGGATTGCTGTCTAAGATACAAAACAACACTCCTGTACCCCAGGAGGCAAGAAGTTCTCTAACATtgagtttattcatttgttctttcagccATTCATGAGTCTGCTTTCCAGGGGCTCACAGTTTCAAGGAGAAGATGGGCAAGAAGACAGAGACAACCCTTCCCTGGAGGAGGACACCTCCCTCAGTTTTGGGTGGAAGGTCATGGAAGGCTCCTGGGAAAGGAACTGTGTGTGCTGTGTTTTGCTAGACAGTAGAGTTAACCAGGCAAGGAGGGTGGGCAAGAGTATTCCAGGCAGCCAGAGGAAGAAATCCCTGTTAGGAGGCTGttgaaatagaaatatttgaGTGAGATGTGAGGAGAAACTTTAGCAAACTCAGGAAATGAGTGGGTGGGTGATTGGGTCAGGAGACCTCTCGGTTGAGATTTCCAGAAGTTTCCTGCAACAGAATGCATGAGATGACCTTACTTATGCTACATGCATTTCTGTGGCTTTGGTTGAGCCCAAGGTGAAGGAGAACAGATATGATGTGCACAACAGTGGAGACACCAGTCATGTTCTTATGGAGTGAACCCAGTTAGGCAGTGCCCACAGTTCTACTCCTCTCAAAGGACTCTCTGCCCACCATTGAGCTGATGTTTGACAATGGCACATTCCTAGAATTGATCCCAAGGTCCTTCTATGCTAGGCAGAATAACGACCTCCCAAATAAGTCCATATCCCAATCCCCAGAACCTTTGAGTATGTTAGTTACACAGCAAAGGGGATTTAAGGTAGCAGatagaattaaggttgctaataaACTGAATTATCCAGGCTGGttaatgtaatcacaagggtccttaagtATGGAAGAAGGAGGCTGAAGAATCAGTGTCAGTGATGTGATGTGAGAAAGACTTGGTCAACCATTGCTGGCTTTATAGCTGGGAGAGGACCATGAGCTGAGGAACAAGGGCAATCTCtagaagatggaaaaggcaagAGAACGGATTtccccctagagcctccagaaaggaacgtgctctgttgacaccttgattttagctgtGAGATTCATTTCAGACTCCTGACCACCAGAAATGTaagataacacatttttattgttttgagcactgagtttgtgataatttgtcacagcagcaataggaaactaatacacctttGCAATGTCTCAAGTTCTTGGGAACGCTGGAGGGAAGTCTCAAATGAAGCAAGTGAATTCCTAGCTTAGTGCTCCCTCATTTAAGTATATTTCTACCTGTCATGTCAGCATCCTCCATCAAAGACTGGCTTTTGGTAAGAGGGGCTGTGAGGCATGGAAAAAAACTGGGCTCAGGATCCCATTTGACCTAGGGTTGACTTGGTTGTCTAGAGTAAGAATAATATTGGATATGTTACTTAGCCTTgccgagcctcagttttctcttgttGAGAAGGGATGATACTAGTTTACAGATTTCCTGAGAGGAATAGCTAAGAGAATGTATGCACGTGCACTTTGGGCCATCAAGCTACTTTTACAGAACGGTAATGTGATCTGAATCAGAACGGGCAAATTTGGGGTCCCAGACTTTTCTGAAATCTGTTCGAGACTCACTTCTTCCATGAAGGCTTCCTTGATTTCTCTCTAGTTCTGTTGTTCTATGTCCTCAACTCTATCCTTTTAGCCCTCGGACTTTGAATTGTACTTTTCTACTCCCTGTGATGCAGTAGAAAGTGTACTTCACAGGGGCTCAGGCTATCTGGCTCTGTCCCTAACCTGAGGCAAGCCCAGACCCTCTCTGGACTCAGTTTCgtcatctttaaaataggaaagTTAGGAATCAGTTGGGTCCAAACCAGCTCTGACATTCTGTGATACTATAAATGTGAAGACAATTAGCCTGGGTATATATATGACTTTGTTTAAGTGTGTGGATGCATTTGTATTTGTTCTTCCTCCTTGATTCGGTTATAATCTACCGACGTGAAGATCCAGCCTTCCGTCCTCTGCATTCAGCCATGGCCCAGCCAAGTGGCTGAGTGAACTAAGGTGGCTTGTCTTTTCCTAGGTACAAAATAGGAGTAGTTGGGCTCTGAGTCTCAAAACTTAGCCTTAGTGGCCCAATATCTGGGGCTATGGGTTGTACAGCTCTGGGGAGACTGTCCCACTCCAGATCTTGAGATGAAGTTACTAAATAGTTTCTCTGACCATCCCCAGCCCTCCAGCAAGAGTGGGGCTGATCTGATTTAATGCCATGTAAGATTTAAAATTTCTGACTTCTGCTGCTGTCATTATTGGGAGGCAGGGTATAATTAGACAGGGCCAGAAGAAGGGACTCAGGTGTGTgcaggacattttttttttttttcccattcccaTCAAACAACTATCTCCTTTGTTCAGATCATAAAATTCCTAGACTCCTCTGATTCACTTGGCTGGCCCTGTGTGCATATTACAGGGAAACTGGTCTGATAAAGCTGAGTGGTGCAGAACGTGACTCATCTCATCTCCCAGGGAGCAGGTGTCTCCGGAGAGCTTATGAGTGTGTGGTTCCTGGGGGAGAGTCCACCATTCCTCTCACTGGCTTTACTCCGATGTCACTACGCGAGGGAATCTGACTCAGAGGTAATGGGAGGACCTGTAGATCACAGGCTACTGGAGCCAGAGGGACGTGACAGGCCACCTGATTCCATCTCCTTGTTTTAGTCCCAGCACGTGCTTTAAACAGGAGGCACTAAACTATTGACTGcatattttcagatgaggaaaatgaggcacaaaaATGTTAAGGGACTTATTCAAGGTCATGCATTGAGCCTGGGTCTGGTTTAGGCAGTAATGGTTTATGTAAAAAGAACTTTTGGAAGCCACTGTACTTGGAGTTCTTTGTGAGCATCAAGGAGAGAATATACATGAAGAAGACCAGTTAGTAGTGCTGGGATCATGgtaaatatacatatgtacatgaCCTTACCTTCAGGGGATTCATGGACCTTAGCTTAAAGACCACTAACAATGGGGATATATGGTGGGGAGAAATGATGTTCCCAAATTGTTTAGGTGTGATGTTGGTCATTGTCATTTTTCCTTCTGAGTCTGGGTCTTGGCTCATCTTATCTCAAGTGTGAGATGGGCGTTCTAGACACTGCCACCAACCAACTAATCATGACTTCAAttaaattgtttctctcttgagctttagtttccttgCCTAGACATTGAGAGCATATTAAATGCCACATCCAACTCTGATATTCAAAAGCCTCCTTCTGGCTCCTGTGTGATTTATGGTCTCCTTAGGCCCAGCTTGGGAATGCAGTGGGCCCCTAAATCTACTTGCCTTCAaagatttttccttccttttctgaaactccctttgtctctctcaAACCCACAGCTTCACACAGCAGAGGACAAGAATCTCTTACTACAATAGGTGATGTGTTGTGGCTCCCAACTTTGACCTAAATCCTTGAGGGCCGTTGGCATCTTGACTTTCTAAACTCAGCTTCCCGTGCCAGGGGCTTtgcataaattatctcatttaatcactccTCCCCAAGAAGCGGTCTTGAAGAAACCAAGACTCCCCTTCACTCACTGAGGTTAAATAACATGCCTAGGACTACAACTCTGGTTCGAGTAGAACCTAAATTGAGTCCTGGTCTTTGTAATGACAAATCCCTTTGCCTGCTCCATGCTGCCTTCCAAGGCAAGAAACCCTTTCTGAGGCAGGTTGCATCTCCCTGTGAGGCCAGGGTGAGGGTTCCCGGCACCGGCCTCTCGTGGCCTAAGAAAGGATGAAGGGACCAAAGTCAGGGCTGCCTTGCTTTCAGCCCCAGGCCACCCATGCTCAgcctttcccctctctctccccttgGAAGACTGAGAATGATGCCATCAGCTGAGGTTCAGGAGCATGATGGATAGGGCTCAGGCCAAGCTTCCCTCTCCTCTTTGAAAAGGTGCCTCAGCAGCCTCTGagcaccgccccccccccatttaTTATTACTGAATGCCCATGACGTGCCAGGCAGTCTCTGTTGTCAAGTGCTTACTGTCTAGTGGGAGAAACACTGTAGACAATTGACCAGAATACGGTGTGGTTCTTACTATGGTAGAGGAAGGTGTGGGTGCTCGGACACCACAGGAGGGGGCATCTAACCAGCctaggggtgggaggtggggaagtgTCTTAGAGCAGGTGACCACTGAATTGAGTTAAAGGATGAGAATTTATCCCATGAATCATTCAGAGAAGCATTCAGTGGAAGAAAGAGGAATAATAGAGGAGAAGGAAGTGTAAAGTCATAAATGCCAGAAACTCtctgctgtgtgccaggaaaACCCGTTGCTGGGCTGCAAAGTTGTAGAAGGAGATGGAGCAGTGGAAAGATAAGGCTAGAGAAGGAGGCAGGGGAGTTTTTTTAGGAGATCCTGAAGAATTTTGTGTGCGAGGTTAAGTCATTTGAGCTGCTCCACAGGCAAAAGGGAGACTTTCAGGGTTTTAAGCAAAGTGAGTGGCTTGTTTAGATTTGAGTTCTAGAAAGACAGCATTGCTGGCTTTTGTTGGAGTTTGGACTGGAGGAAGGTGAGCTTGGAGCTTGGGAAGCCAGTGAGGACGTTCGTGAGTGATGTGGGTGAGAGATGATGAGGGCCTTAAGGCAGTTGCTGGTGGGAAAAAGGCATGAATCCTGGGTCTGAGCAGGACTTTGAGCCTGGAAGAGGGCACATAGCTCTGGAGGTCAGATATGTGAGGTTTCAGACATCGGGAAGAAAAGTGCAGCTGAAAGTACCCTGGTATGCATTTTACGATCAGGATGTATCTTAGAATCTTTATGTGCTTGACAAATGACTTACTGTATTTACTGATCTGTTTATTTGCTGGGCATCAATAGTTGTGGCATTGAAGCAGTTATGACTTCATCAATAAAGCCTCGCAGGATGTGCTTGTGCTCACGTATCTGGGCTGGCATATTTGGTCATGTGGAGGAAGGGCAGGAAAAATAGGGTAGGTCTGGTTACTTCCTGCCAGCTGCCCAGTTTTCATTCCCatgtggaggtggggggggggtgcataAAAATCATTCTAAGTTCCCTTCCAGCTTCAAGCAAAGCCCAGCCCTTTCATGGCAGCCTGGTCCAGCTCACAGCCAGTTGCCCTCATAGGGCCTGATTTGGGAGGGCTCAGAAGTCCTTTTTTCAAGGCCAGCTGTTCTCTCGCCTGATTCTTAAGAAAGGAGGATGCCAGGGGGTATATAGTGAAATCTCTTCTTCTTGCCTCCCTAATGaaccctcagcactgcttttccATAAAAGGAGAGAGCTTTATCCTGCCCCATCACGTTATCTGTGGGCCGTTGGGTCTGGCACTGCTCAGAATCTCATGATGCCTCTCTTcagttgcttatttatttataaaatcctGTACCATTAGGGGAAGGGCCCTGGTGACTGCCATTGGCGTTGGTAGTAATTATGGCATTCTGCAGGGAGGTGACCCACATCACGTTCTAGCCATCTTCCCCAGAATTGCCTTTGATCCAGTGCTTTGCTGGGAAAGTAGCCATTAAGAGATGTCTATCTTTGGTTTCCTTTACATGGGAGAAAAGAGAACTAAACTGGCAGTGGAAGGTTTCATGTTCTCAGAGCTGGCCTCCACTGAGTCTGTGCCCAGAGTTCTTACAATCAGCTCAGAGAACTGACCGTACACCCCCATGgagctgccccctccccttcttccttcccccttccttttctctctccctccctccttcgcttcctccctccctccctccgttcccccttttattttatccattgaGTAAATGAAAGGAATTTGCGAGGGTGTCTGAAGTATTCATGCCTACTTCCTTTTTTCCTcactacaaaagaaataaaagcacattAATGAGAATTTAGAAACCAGTGAAAAAATACTCTACTCATTGCTCATAACCACATTgccataaaataattagaatgttGGCAAATATCCTACTGTTGTTATTCATAGAAGTTTTTGGTTAAACATAGTTACTTTATATTATACATCATTAAGGCCTTGTGTTTTCTATATTATGCATTTTAAGGGTTGCATAATGTTTCATTAGGTAATACatcaaaatgtatttaataaagCTTCTATTggatatttaaattgtttctaaGTGACATTGTGATAAATAGCTTTATATTGCTTTTCTCcagtttggaattatttttctttgtatagaatCTAAGAAGTGGAACAATTGGGCCAAAGAGTTGAATAGTTTTAAGCTTTTGATATGTATTCCCAAATTGTTTGCTAAAAGGATTCTtgtctatattcccaccaacagtggcACACTTTTTAGCATTGGGATTTATTACTTAAAAGTGACCATTtcatagcaacacatcccaaagtaatttgggcagatattcgccacccccccccccccccactccaccctcacccctgaggaactgggggaaaatgcagaggtgttggacttcctcactcagattattgctgatgttttcacaaacattgaggactggccaTCTGGTATACCGAGCCCTCTATCTGATGCTTACCCTTATGgaattgttactgcaaaggagaggctaaaactgctcgtaattgtgcctaagagtctccccctgagtacctctttgttgctcagatgtgggcctctctctctagctaacccaactcagcaggtgaactcactgccctcccctctacatgggacctgattcccagaggtataaatctccctggcaaagcagaatatgactcccgaggatgaatctggacccaacatcgtgggattgacaacatcttcttgaccaaaagggggatgcgaaatgaaacaaaatgaagtttcagtggctgggaaatctaaatggagtcgagaggtcactctgtgggTACtattacacattatatagataaccctttttaggttttaaggtattgggatagctagaaataaatacctgacactatcaaACTGTGACCCAGTAGCAAaggagatgattgtataacaatgtaacttactaagggtgacagtgtgattgtgaaagacttgtggatcacactccctttatatagtgtatggatggatgagtagcaaaatgaggacaaaaaactaaatgaaaaatagggtggggggcggtgatttgtgtgttcttttttacttttattttttattcttatttttacttttctggtataaagggaaaatgttcagaaaaatgaattggggtgatgaatgcacagctgtggatggtactgtgaacagttgattgtaacaccatggatgatttatgatatgtgactatatctcaataaaactgaatttaataaaaaaaaaggaaaaagtgacaattttacagatgaagtagAATGTCACATTAATTGttctaatctttttcttttcttccctttctctccctcccttctaccctccctcccttcctagcctttttcttttctttctcctttttttcttccttttctttcttttcttttttttctttttttttttttgatttctagtGAGGTGGAAGagttttctacatttttcaacAGTTGATCACAAATATCTTCAATGCCCTTATCCAGGCTTCTAGAGGTGTCCAGCATCCAGGAA from Choloepus didactylus isolate mChoDid1 chromosome 2, mChoDid1.pri, whole genome shotgun sequence encodes the following:
- the PRR9 gene encoding proline-rich protein 9, which produces MSFNEQQCTQPCVPPPCLQKTQEPCQAKAEVVCLPTCQDPSQEKCPVQVQEVSLPQCQELIQEDCPQQRQDPCLPPRQDQCPAPCVEPCQEISQAKCVEVCPQKVPERCSPPGKGK